One part of the Parabacteroides distasonis ATCC 8503 genome encodes these proteins:
- a CDS encoding iron ABC transporter permease translates to MNKQALLFYPLLGVVLLGLFVGGLAYGAVPIPLDHVMDILLGKGSDKIAWQNIVLQSRLPQAITALLAGASLATSGLLLQTLFRNPLAGPSILGISDGANLGVAAIMLYFGGTLGQFTDWPISGYMAVILAAFVGACVILGLIIYFSAKVKNNVMLLIIGIMIGYLASSVISILNYYSSTDRVHAFVMWGLGNFSGVSLEQLPFFGTCALIGLLLAILLIKPLNALLLGEMYAANLGIRIKRTRIAILLCTGVLTATTTAFCGPISFVGLAVPHIARLMLGSSNHKMLVPVTMLTGSCVALLCNMLMVVPGSNTILPLNAVTPMLGAPVIIYVIVNRKNIQYFN, encoded by the coding sequence ATGAACAAACAAGCGCTACTTTTTTATCCGTTATTAGGGGTGGTTCTTTTGGGGCTTTTTGTTGGGGGGCTGGCGTATGGGGCCGTACCGATTCCTTTGGATCACGTGATGGATATTTTGCTGGGGAAGGGATCTGATAAGATCGCATGGCAGAATATCGTGTTGCAATCTCGTTTGCCTCAGGCTATAACCGCATTATTGGCGGGGGCTTCCTTGGCTACCAGCGGGTTGCTATTACAGACATTGTTCCGGAATCCGTTGGCGGGACCTTCCATATTGGGCATTAGTGATGGCGCTAATCTTGGAGTAGCCGCTATCATGCTCTATTTCGGTGGTACGTTGGGGCAGTTCACGGATTGGCCGATCAGCGGATATATGGCGGTAATCCTCGCGGCCTTTGTGGGGGCTTGCGTGATACTGGGACTGATTATCTATTTTTCGGCAAAAGTGAAGAATAATGTCATGCTTCTGATTATCGGAATCATGATTGGCTATCTAGCTTCTTCGGTTATTTCTATCTTGAATTATTATTCATCTACAGACCGGGTACATGCGTTCGTGATGTGGGGGCTTGGTAATTTTTCCGGTGTATCCTTGGAACAATTACCATTCTTTGGAACTTGTGCGTTAATCGGGCTGTTATTAGCGATCTTGCTGATCAAGCCTTTGAATGCCTTATTATTGGGAGAAATGTATGCCGCTAATTTAGGTATCCGGATCAAACGAACACGGATTGCGATTCTTTTGTGTACGGGAGTATTAACGGCTACAACTACTGCTTTTTGCGGCCCCATTTCCTTTGTCGGATTAGCAGTTCCACATATCGCCCGGTTGATGTTAGGCTCTTCCAATCATAAGATGTTGGTGCCAGTTACAATGCTGACAGGTTCCTGCGTTGCTCTTCTATGTAATATGCTGATGGTGGTACCGGGCAGTAATACGATCCTGCCATTGAATGCCGTTACCCCTATGCTTGGGGCGCCTGTTATTATTTACGTAATCGTGAACCGGAAAAATATTCAATATTTTAATTAG
- a CDS encoding ABC transporter ATP-binding protein, producing the protein MERIPVIKTSDLSIGYILKGGQKKRVHDALDLNLYPGEVTCLLGLNGAGKSTLLRTLCGFQPPLGGEIELMGKPLNSYSQGNFSRLVGVVLTEKTNAGGITVYELVSLGRHPYTGFFGQLRQEDRRIIEESLAAAGIAHKAYNYVSELSDGERQKAMIAKALAQQCPIILLDEPTAFLDVTSRIETMVLLHTLAVEQQKAILLSTHDLDLAIQLGDCLWLQEKKRPMACGTPEDLIMGGAFETFFSKEGIVFDPNTGKLNTVAPAKLIGVAGDFMTSYWVGNALIRNGFKPSSVSEDYISVYCNAPDSLRIQFPAEEGTRIVGSVAEMISIIIHKS; encoded by the coding sequence ATGGAACGGATCCCTGTGATAAAGACAAGTGATTTAAGTATTGGGTATATATTGAAAGGCGGACAGAAAAAGCGCGTGCATGATGCGTTGGATCTGAATCTATATCCGGGTGAAGTGACCTGTCTTCTCGGATTAAATGGAGCGGGAAAGTCTACCTTATTGAGGACATTATGTGGTTTTCAACCTCCTCTGGGAGGAGAAATCGAGCTAATGGGGAAGCCGCTGAATTCTTATTCACAAGGTAATTTCTCACGGCTGGTGGGAGTTGTCTTGACAGAGAAGACAAATGCCGGTGGAATAACGGTTTACGAGTTGGTCTCTTTAGGAAGACATCCCTATACCGGCTTTTTCGGACAATTAAGGCAGGAAGATCGCAGGATTATCGAGGAATCGCTTGCTGCCGCCGGTATCGCTCATAAGGCTTATAATTATGTGTCGGAACTTAGTGATGGCGAGCGTCAGAAAGCCATGATCGCCAAAGCGCTGGCACAGCAATGCCCCATCATATTGTTGGATGAGCCGACGGCCTTTTTAGATGTGACAAGTCGGATAGAGACTATGGTCTTGTTACATACTTTAGCGGTAGAGCAACAAAAAGCGATTCTGCTATCGACGCATGATCTTGATTTGGCGATCCAGCTGGGGGATTGCCTGTGGCTGCAAGAGAAAAAACGTCCGATGGCTTGCGGAACGCCGGAAGACCTGATTATGGGAGGAGCGTTTGAGACGTTCTTCAGTAAGGAAGGAATCGTGTTTGATCCGAATACCGGGAAATTGAATACGGTAGCTCCAGCAAAGCTTATTGGGGTTGCGGGGGATTTTATGACTTCTTATTGGGTTGGGAATGCCTTGATCCGGAATGGCTTTAAGCCCTCGTCGGTTAGCGAGGATTATATAAGTGTTTATTGTAATGCTCCGGATAGCCTGCGTATTCAGTTCCCTGCGGAAGAGGGCACGAGAATCGTAGGAAGTGTGGCGGAGATGATCTCAATCATAATTCATAAATCATAA